The Vicia villosa cultivar HV-30 ecotype Madison, WI linkage group LG1, Vvil1.0, whole genome shotgun sequence genome includes a region encoding these proteins:
- the LOC131636478 gene encoding L-type lectin-domain containing receptor kinase S.1-like: METPLFHFLYLLLLHLLIPSTLALNFLFNSFNTTANLTLINDTRVESSILRMTNDTNKFSLGRVFYPVKLPMKPSSNSSNITSFSTSFIFSILPDIPNSPGFGLAFVLCNTTSPPGALSSQYFGLFSSGKTATVFPLLVVEFDTGQNPEFNDENNNHIGIDLNSILSKTQTSAGYFNSTGSFIPVQMNSGENIRAWFDFDGKNLEINVTVAPVGVSRPSKPTLSYKNPEIANYISPEMFVGFSASKTNWIEAQRVLAWSFSDSGTARELNTVNLPVFKRKSSSSLSGKAIAGIVVGCFVFVLSCASVFILYFRWRKNKRKQDEDDVEDWEMEYWPHRFSYEELSIATKGFQKVIGYGGFGSVYQGTLMNKTLVAVKRVKHDSKQGLKEFMAEISSMGRLQHKNLVQMRGWCRKGNELMLVYDYMPNGSLNKWIFDKPLQILGWDQRRRILVDVAEGLNYLHHGWDQVVIHRDVKSGNILLDADMRGRLGDFGLAKLYQHGQVPNTTRVVGTLGYLAPEAATAAAPTSASDVYSFGVVLLEVACGRRPLETNVEVEEIVLVDWVRELYAGGGVVEAADSRIKGEYDVEDMEMVLKLGLACCHPDPNRRPTMKEVVAFLLGEDVAEAPGKVLSDLANGDDNDGGGGGESNEEAPLHSSSPI; encoded by the coding sequence ATGGAAACCCCACTGTTCCACTTCCTCtacctcctcctcctccacctCCTTATCCCCTCCACTCTCGCCCTCAATTTCCTCTTCAACTCCTTCAACACCACCGCAAACCTCACACTCATCAACGACACCCGCGTCGAATCCTCCATCCTCCGCATGACCAACGACACCAACAAATTCTCTCTCGGAAGAGTTTTCTACCCCGTCAAACTCCCCATGAAACCATCTTCCAATTCCTCAAACATCACTTCTTTCTCCACttccttcatcttctccatcttaCCTGATATCCCCAATAGCCCCGGCTTCGGTCTCGCTTTCGTCCTCTGCAACACAACCTCCCCTCCCGGCGCATTATCCAGTCAATACTTCGGTTTATTCTCAAGCGGTAAAACCGCTACCGTTTTCCCTCTTCTCGTCGTCGAATTCGATACCGGACAAAACCCTGAGTTCAACGACGAGAACAACAACCATATCGGAATTGATCTCAATAGCATCTTATCCAAAACCCAAACATCTGCCGGATACTTCAATTCCACCGGAAGCTTCATACCGGTTCAAATGAACAGCGGCGAAAACATTCGAGCTTGGTTCGATTTCGACGGCAAGAATTTGGAGATAAACGTTACAGTTGCTCCGGTTGGTGTTTCACGACCTTCAAAGCCAACGCTTTCGTATAAAAATCCTGAAATAGCTAATTATATTTCTCCCGAAATGTTTGTTGGATTTTCTGCTTCAAAAACAAATTGGATTGAAGCACAGAGAGTTCTCGCGTGGAGCTTTAGCGATTCAGGGACTGCAAGGGAGTTAAACACGGTGAATTTACCGGTGTTTAAGCGAAAATCGTCGTCTTCGCTTTCTGGCAAAGCGATTGCAGGGATTGTAgttggttgttttgtttttgttttgagttgtgcGAGTgtgtttatattatattttcggtggcgaaaaaacaaaagaaaacaagatgaagatgatgttgaagATTGGGAAATGGAGTATTGGCCTCATAGATTCTCTTACGAGGAACTAAGCATAGCAACAAAGGGTTTTCAAAAGGTTATAGGTTATGGAGGATTTGGAAGTGTTTACCAAGGGACTCTAATGAACAAAACATTGGTTGCGGTTAAACGAGTTAAACATGATTCTAAACAAGGGTTAAAAGAATTCATGGCGGAAATTTCAAGTATGGGAAGACTTCAGCATAAGAATTTAGTACAGATGCGTGGATGGTGTAGAAAGGGTAATGAACTCATGTTGGTTTATGATTACATGCCTAATGGAAGCTTAAACAAATGGATTTTTGATAAACCCCTGCAAATTCTGGGATGGGATCAACGCCGTAGGATTCTTGTTGATGTTGCAGAGGGGCTAAACTATCTTCATCATGGTTGGGACCAAGTTGTTATTCATAGGGATGTTAAGTCTGGTAACATTTTGTTGGATGCCGATATGAGGGGAAGATTGGGAGATTTTGGTTTGGCAAAGCTATACCAACATGGACAAGTTCCGAATACGACACGTGTGGTGGGAACGTTGGGGTATTTGGCGCCAGAAGCTGCGACGGCTGCAGCGCCAACTTCAGCTAGTGATGTGTATAGTTTTGGTGTGGTGCTGTTGGAGGTGGCTTGTGGGAGAAGGCCGTTGGAGACGAATGTAGAGGTGGAGGAAATTGTGCTTGTTGATTGGGTGAGGGAATTGTATGCAGGAGGGGGTGTGGTTGAAGCTGCTGATTCTAGGATTAAGGGTGAGTATGATGTGGAGGATATGGAGATGGTATTGAAGCTTGGGTTGGCTTGTTGTCATCCCGACCCGAATAGGAGACCTACCATGAAGGAAGTTGTTGCGTTTCTTCTTGGAGAGGATGTGGCGGAGGCGCCGGGGAAAGTTTTGTCCGATTTGGCTAACGGTGATGACAATGATGGTGGTGGCGGCGGGGAATCGAATGAAGAGGCCCCTTTACATTCCTCTTCTCCTATTTGA